Proteins from a single region of Gossypium arboreum isolate Shixiya-1 chromosome 1, ASM2569848v2, whole genome shotgun sequence:
- the LOC108483169 gene encoding ethylene receptor: protein MDSCNCIEPQWPPDDLLMKYQYISDFFIALAYFSIPLELIYFVKKSAVFPYRWVLVQFGAFIVLCGATHLINLWTFTMHTRTVAMVMTTAKVFTAVVSCATALMLVHIIPDLLSVKTRELFLKNKAAELDREMGLIRTQEETGRHVRMLTHEIRSTLDRHTILKTTLVELGRTLALEECALWMPTRTGLELQLSYTLRQQNPVGYTVPIHLPVINQVFSSSHAVKISPNCPVARIRPAGKYMPGEVVAVRVPLLHLSNFQINDWPELSTKRYALMVLMLPSDSARQWHVHELELVEVVADQVAVALSHAAILEESMRARDLLMEQNVALDLARREAETAIRARNDFLAVMNHEMRTPMHAIIALSSLLQETELTPEQRLMVETILKSSNLLSTLINDVLDLSRLEDGSLQLDLGTFNLFAVFREVLNLIKPIASVKKLHVSLNLAPDLPEYAIGDEKRLMQTILNVVGNAVKFSKEGSISITAIVAKSELLRDSRTPEFFPVPSDNHFYLRVQVKDSGVGISPQDIPKLFTKFAQTQSTATRNSGGSGLGLAICKRFVNLMEGHIWIESDGLGKGCTAIFMVKLGIPERLNEPKLPFMPKVPTNHGPTAFPGLKVLVMDENGVSRMVTKGLLVHLGCDVTMVSSSEECLHVVSHEHKVVFMDVCVPGMDGYEVAIRINEKFTKRHERPIIVALTGNTDKVTKENCMRVGMDGVILKPVSLDKMRSVLTELLEHRVLFEAI from the exons CCTGTGGACTTTTACAATGCATACGAGAACTGTGGCTATGGTAATGACAACTGCTAAGGTTTTTACTGCTGTGGTATCCTGTGCAACTGCCTTGATGCTGGTGCATATTATTCCTGATTTATTGAGTGTTAAAACCCgagaattatttttgaaaaataaggcCGCCGAGCTAGATAGAGAAATGGGTCTAATTCGTACACAAGAGGAAACAGGTCGACATGTCAGGATGCTTACACATGAGATCAGAAGCACTTTGGATAGACATACAATATTAAAAACCACTCTTGTTGAATTGGGTCGAACTTTGGCACTAGAAGAATGTGCCCTGTGGATGCCAACCCGTACTGGACTTGAGCTCCAACTTTCATACACTCTTCGTCAACAGAATCCAGTTGGGTATACTGTACCAATCCATCTTCCTGTGATCAATCAGGTATTTAGTAGCAGTCATGCAGTAAAAATATCCCCAAATTGTCCCGTGGCACGAATACGCCCTGCAGGGAAGTACATGCCTGGGGAGGTGGTTGCTGTTCGTGTCCCACTCCTGCATCTCTCTAACTTCCAAATTAATGATTGGCCGGAGCTTTCAACAAAACGATATGCTTTGATGGTTTTGATGCTCCCTTCAGATAGTGCAAGGCAATGGCATGTCCACGAACTGGAGCTTGTTGAAGTAGTTGCTGATCAG GTGGCCGTTGCTCTTTCGCATGCTGCAATTTTAGAAGAGTCAATGAGGGCTAGGGATCTTCTTATGGAGCAGAATGTGGCACTTGACCTTGCCAGAAGAGAAGCAGAGACGGCAATCCGTGCTCGAAATGATTTCTTGGCTGTTATGAATCACGAGATGAGAACCCCAATGCATGCTATTATTGCTCTATCTTCTTTACTGCAGGAAACTGAATTAACACCTGAACAACGTCTGATGGTTGAAACGATTCTCAAGAGTAGTAACCTTCTTTCAACTCTAATAAATGATGTATTGGATCTTTCGAGGCTGGAAGATGGCAGCCTTCAACTAGACCTTGGAACTTTTAACCTTTTTGCCGTATTCAGAGAG GTCCTTAACTTGATCAAGCCCATTGCATCTGTTAAAAAGCTTCATGTTTCATTAAATTTGGCTCCGGACTTGCCTGAATATGCCATTGGTGATGAGAAGCGCCTGATGCAAACAATTTTAAATGTCGTTGGTAATGCTGTGAAGTTTTCAAAGGAGGGCAGCATTTCAATCACTGCTATTGTCGCAAAATCAGAATTACTGAGAGATTCTCGGACCCCTGAATTTTTCCCTGTGCCTAGCGATAATCACTTTTATTTGCGTGTACAG GTGAAAGATTCAGGTGTAGGGATTAGCCCCCAAGATATTCCAAAGTTATTTACCAAATTTGCACAAACTCAATCAACGGCAACACGAAACTCTGGTGGCAGTGGTCTAGGTCTTGCCATTTGTAAGAG ATTCGTAAATCTAATGGAGGGACATATTTGGATCGAGAGTGACGGTCTTGGTAAGGGATGTACTGCTATCTTCATGGTAAAACTCGGCATCCCGGAACGGTTGAACGAACCTAAACTTCCTTTCATGCCTAAAGTACCAACAAATCATGGTCCAACAGCTTTTCCCGGGCTTAAAGTTCTGGTTATGGATGAGAATGG GGTTAGCCGGATGGTGACTAAGGGGCTTCTTGTGCATCTTGGGTGTGATGTAACGATGGTAAGCTCGAGTGAAGAGTGTTTGCATGTAGTTTCTCATGAGCACAAGGTTGTTTTCATGGATGTTTGTGTTCCTGGTATGGATGGTTATGAAGTCGCAATCCGCATAAACGAGAAATTCACAAAACGCCATGAAAGGCCGATAATAGTAGCGCTCACCGGAAATACAGACAAGGTGACGAAAGAGAACTGCATGAGAGTCGGTATGGATGGTGTTATATTGAAACCTGTTTCACTTGATAAAATGAGAAGTGTTTTAACGGAGCTTTTGGAGCATCGAGTTCTTTTCGAGGCAATATAA